A genomic segment from Dietzia psychralcaliphila encodes:
- a CDS encoding FtsX-like permease family protein produces the protein MFFALRDLRTARGRFALITGVVLLLSVLVAGLLGLTAGLAHQSVSALRAVGSGDSNFVLPADEDGAVDLDRAALTVDQLDRVAAADPSAVPVGVARIRVDDGTETGASAVAVGLGGSVGSLTPPSPGEALISTGVDDEVGAGATELRIEGGALGVAGSAGDLWHSHTPVIVTDLATWRELAPRGGAATAVAISSATAASSMSAAGLTVVDPEGLVSSLPSHRAENTSLNTMTYMLLAVTALVVGAFFAVWGMQRRRDVAVIKALGASTAAVVRDSVGQAAIVLAVGIGTGVGIAALFGVVAGGAVPYIVSPATTVLPAALLAVLGLAGAAVSLRPVVTADPASALGALR, from the coding sequence ATGTTCTTCGCACTCCGCGACCTGCGCACCGCGCGTGGCCGCTTCGCGCTCATCACGGGCGTCGTGCTGCTGCTGTCCGTCCTGGTCGCAGGCCTGCTCGGCCTCACCGCGGGCCTGGCTCACCAGAGCGTGTCCGCGCTGCGGGCCGTGGGCAGCGGCGACTCGAACTTCGTGCTGCCCGCCGACGAGGACGGGGCCGTCGACCTGGATCGCGCGGCCCTCACCGTCGACCAGCTGGACCGGGTGGCCGCCGCCGATCCCTCAGCCGTGCCCGTGGGCGTGGCCCGCATCCGCGTGGACGACGGAACCGAGACCGGCGCCTCGGCTGTCGCCGTGGGTCTGGGCGGCTCCGTGGGATCGTTGACCCCGCCCTCGCCGGGGGAGGCCTTGATCTCTACAGGTGTCGACGACGAGGTGGGCGCCGGTGCGACCGAGCTCAGAATCGAGGGTGGCGCGCTGGGCGTCGCCGGAAGCGCCGGCGACCTCTGGCATTCGCACACCCCCGTCATCGTCACGGACCTGGCCACGTGGCGCGAGCTCGCCCCGCGCGGTGGGGCGGCCACCGCCGTCGCGATCTCCTCGGCGACCGCGGCGTCCTCGATGTCCGCCGCCGGTCTGACAGTGGTGGACCCCGAGGGACTGGTGTCCTCCCTGCCCTCACACCGCGCCGAGAACACCTCGCTGAACACCATGACGTACATGCTGCTGGCAGTCACCGCGCTGGTCGTGGGCGCGTTCTTCGCGGTCTGGGGTATGCAGCGACGCCGCGACGTCGCGGTGATCAAGGCCCTGGGTGCGTCCACCGCCGCGGTGGTGCGCGACTCCGTCGGCCAGGCGGCCATCGTCCTGGCCGTGGGCATCGGAACAGGCGTGGGGATCGCCGCGCTGTTCGGTGTGGTCGCGGGCGGTGCGGTGCCCTACATCGTCTCGCCCGCCACCACCGTGCTCCCCGCCGCGCTCCTGGCGGTCCTCGGACTCGCCGGAGCCGCCGTGTCGCTCCGCCCCGTCGTCACGGCGGACCCGGCCAGTGCCCTGGGTGCGCTCCGGTGA
- a CDS encoding ABC transporter ATP-binding protein, giving the protein MDDVVLTYPDGAGRLTAVDHVSCGIDRGRSLAVTGPSGSGKSSLLAVAATLTPPDSGHVWLATRHGEVDLAAVGARRAAELRRTEIGIVFQQSNLVESLTAREQLEAMAWLGGRPSRSRRVEVRERADELLDRVGLGRMADRAVGALSGGQRQRVAVARALVNGPSLLLADEPTSALDSESGAAVVDLLMRTAAEFDVALMLVTHDSAVAARCDARMHLVDGAVRP; this is encoded by the coding sequence ATGGACGACGTGGTCCTGACCTACCCCGACGGCGCCGGCCGGCTCACCGCCGTCGACCACGTCTCGTGCGGGATCGACCGCGGTCGCAGTCTCGCGGTGACCGGACCCTCCGGCTCGGGCAAGTCCAGCCTTCTGGCCGTGGCCGCCACGCTCACCCCGCCCGATTCCGGCCACGTGTGGTTGGCCACCCGGCACGGCGAGGTGGATCTGGCGGCGGTGGGCGCTCGACGGGCGGCCGAGCTGCGTCGGACGGAGATCGGCATCGTGTTCCAGCAGTCCAACCTGGTCGAGTCGTTGACCGCGCGCGAGCAGCTCGAGGCCATGGCGTGGCTCGGCGGGCGGCCGTCGCGGTCCCGCCGTGTCGAGGTGCGTGAGCGGGCCGACGAGCTGCTCGACCGGGTGGGCCTGGGCCGGATGGCCGACCGGGCGGTGGGTGCCCTGTCGGGAGGTCAACGCCAGCGGGTGGCCGTCGCGCGGGCGCTGGTCAACGGGCCGTCGCTGCTACTGGCGGACGAGCCGACCAGCGCGCTGGATTCGGAGTCGGGCGCCGCGGTGGTGGACCTGCTGATGCGCACTGCGGCCGAGTTCGACGTGGCGCTGATGCTCGTCACCCACGATTCGGCGGTGGCGGCGCGATGTGATGCACGTATGCACCTGGTGGACGGGGCGGTCCGGCCCTAG
- a CDS encoding Rv2640c family ArsR-like transcriptional regulator has translation MPKALPLLDVSSPVCCAPVSAGPINHDDAVQIALRLKALADPVRIRLLSILLTSDDGEVRTGDLAAATGVAESTTSHHLGRLREAGMIESERRGMSVFHRARGSAIDALRAALDPNCCT, from the coding sequence ATGCCCAAGGCCCTCCCCCTCCTCGACGTCAGCTCGCCGGTCTGCTGCGCGCCCGTGTCGGCCGGGCCGATCAACCACGACGACGCCGTCCAGATCGCGCTGCGCCTCAAAGCCCTCGCCGACCCTGTCCGGATCCGGCTGCTGTCGATCCTGCTCACCAGTGACGACGGCGAGGTTCGCACCGGGGACCTGGCGGCGGCCACCGGCGTCGCCGAGTCCACCACCTCCCATCACCTGGGCCGGCTCCGCGAGGCGGGGATGATCGAGTCCGAGCGGCGCGGGATGAGCGTGTTCCACCGCGCCCGCGGGTCCGCGATCGACGCCCTGCGCGCGGCGCTCGACCCGAACTGCTGCACCTGA
- a CDS encoding ArsI/CadI family heavy metal resistance metalloenzyme encodes MSRVQLALNVDDVDEAVRFYSTLFGVEPAKRKPGYANFVVDQPPLKLVLLENPGQGGSLNHLGVEVESSEQVHSEIARLTDAGMFTDEEIGTTCCFATQDKAWVTGPGGERWEVYTVLADSETFGTSPVVGDNNRNDNNRNDDEAGADSEGGACCA; translated from the coding sequence ATGTCCCGTGTTCAACTCGCCCTCAACGTCGACGACGTCGACGAGGCCGTCCGGTTCTACTCGACCCTGTTCGGTGTCGAACCCGCCAAGCGCAAGCCCGGCTACGCCAACTTCGTGGTGGACCAGCCGCCACTCAAATTGGTCCTGCTCGAGAACCCGGGTCAGGGCGGTTCGCTCAACCACCTGGGCGTCGAGGTCGAATCCAGCGAGCAGGTCCACAGCGAGATCGCGCGACTGACCGACGCCGGCATGTTCACCGACGAGGAGATCGGCACCACCTGTTGCTTCGCCACCCAGGACAAGGCCTGGGTCACCGGCCCCGGCGGCGAGCGCTGGGAGGTCTACACCGTCCTCGCCGACTCGGAGACGTTCGGAACGTCGCCGGTGGTGGGTGACAACAACAGGAACGACAACAACAGGAACGACGACGAGGCCGGCGCCGACTCCGAGGGTGGCGCCTGCTGCGCGTGA
- the hisD gene encoding histidinol dehydrogenase, whose protein sequence is MLSRIDLRGRTLGTAELRRTLPRGAADVDSVVDTVRPVVEAIREHGAAAALDYGEKFDQVRPSSVRVPAEVITEAGENLDPVVRAALVEAIRRARIVHSAQRRGDTVTEVATGGFVTEKWVPVERVGLYVPGGKAVYPSSVIMNVVPAQVAGVGSLVVASPPQADFGGWPHPTILGACALLGVDEVWAVGGAQAVALLAHGGEDTDGLELEPVDMVTGPGNVYVTAAKRLCRSVVGIDSEAGPTEIAVLADHTADPVHIAYDLISQAEHDPNAASVLVTDSEQLADAVAREVEARYTVTLNADRVREALEGPQSGIVLVDGIDAGLRVVDAYAAEHLEVQTRDSAADAARVRNAGAIFVGAYSPVPLGDYAAGSNHVLPTSGTARHSSGLSVQTFLRGIHVIDYDRAALKEIAPTVVALADAERLPAHGEAVRARFEDLTAEEEEQ, encoded by the coding sequence ATGCTCTCCCGCATCGACCTGCGCGGTCGCACCCTCGGTACCGCCGAGCTGCGCCGCACACTCCCGCGAGGCGCCGCCGACGTCGACTCCGTCGTCGACACCGTCCGCCCGGTGGTCGAGGCGATCCGGGAGCACGGGGCCGCCGCGGCGCTCGACTACGGCGAGAAGTTCGACCAGGTGCGTCCCTCCTCGGTCCGTGTGCCCGCCGAGGTCATCACCGAGGCGGGGGAGAACCTCGACCCGGTGGTGCGTGCCGCCCTCGTCGAGGCCATCCGCCGCGCCCGGATCGTGCACTCCGCGCAGCGCCGCGGCGACACGGTGACCGAGGTCGCGACCGGCGGCTTCGTCACCGAGAAGTGGGTGCCCGTCGAGCGTGTGGGTCTCTACGTTCCCGGCGGCAAGGCCGTGTACCCGTCGAGCGTCATCATGAACGTCGTGCCGGCGCAGGTCGCGGGTGTCGGTTCGCTCGTCGTGGCCTCCCCGCCGCAGGCCGACTTCGGTGGGTGGCCGCACCCCACCATCCTCGGCGCCTGCGCGCTACTCGGGGTGGACGAGGTCTGGGCCGTCGGCGGTGCGCAGGCGGTGGCGCTGCTCGCCCATGGCGGCGAGGACACCGACGGGCTCGAGCTCGAGCCCGTCGACATGGTCACCGGTCCCGGCAACGTCTACGTCACCGCCGCCAAGCGCCTGTGCCGCAGCGTCGTGGGCATCGACTCGGAGGCCGGCCCCACCGAGATCGCCGTCCTGGCCGACCACACCGCCGACCCGGTCCACATCGCCTACGACCTCATCAGCCAGGCCGAGCACGACCCCAACGCGGCGAGCGTGCTCGTCACCGATTCCGAGCAGCTCGCCGACGCCGTCGCCCGGGAGGTCGAGGCCCGCTACACCGTCACCCTCAACGCCGACCGTGTCCGCGAGGCGCTCGAGGGCCCGCAGTCGGGCATCGTCCTGGTGGACGGCATCGACGCCGGCCTGCGCGTGGTCGACGCGTACGCGGCCGAGCACCTCGAGGTACAGACCCGAGACTCCGCGGCCGACGCCGCCCGCGTGCGCAACGCCGGGGCCATCTTCGTGGGTGCCTACTCCCCGGTCCCGCTCGGCGACTACGCGGCGGGCTCGAACCACGTGCTGCCCACGTCGGGCACCGCCCGTCACTCGTCCGGGCTGAGTGTGCAGACCTTCCTGCGGGGGATCCACGTCATCGACTACGACCGGGCCGCGCTCAAGGAGATCGCCCCGACCGTCGTCGCGCTCGCCGACGCCGAGCGGTTGCCCGCCCACGGCGAGGCCGTCCGCGCCCGCTTCGAAGACCTCACCGCCGAGGAGGAGGAACAGTGA
- a CDS encoding histidinol-phosphate transaminase has product MTATPRPGVGLDALPLRENLRGKSAYGAPQLEVPVQLNTNENPHPPSAALVADIAAAVAEAAADLNRYPDRDAVELRTDLAAYLTRQTGVEVDVDMVWAANGSNEILQQLLQAFGGPGRSAMGFVPSYSMHPILAAGTDTEWIPVDRGADLAIDVEAALAAIAEHRPDVVFLTTPNNPTGHVIELDDLRRLIDSAPGIVVVDEAYAEFSPSPSACTLLADYPAKLVVSRTMSKAFAFAGGRLGYFAADPSFVEAVLLVRLPYHLSVIAQAAAGAALRHTEETLASVALLAEERKRVTAGLEALGYEVLPSEANFVLYGPFVDAPGTWQRYLDAGVLIRDVGIPGRLRATIGLEGENDRLLQVSAELAGTEITTTRETR; this is encoded by the coding sequence GTGACCGCCACCCCCCGCCCCGGCGTCGGCCTGGACGCGCTGCCCCTGCGCGAGAACCTGCGCGGGAAGAGCGCCTACGGAGCCCCGCAACTCGAGGTTCCGGTGCAGCTCAACACCAATGAGAACCCGCACCCGCCCAGTGCGGCACTGGTCGCCGACATCGCGGCTGCCGTGGCCGAGGCCGCAGCCGATCTCAACCGCTACCCGGACCGCGACGCCGTCGAACTGCGGACCGATCTCGCCGCCTACCTCACCCGGCAGACCGGGGTCGAGGTGGACGTGGACATGGTGTGGGCGGCCAACGGCTCCAACGAGATCCTCCAGCAACTGCTCCAGGCCTTCGGTGGGCCCGGGCGCAGCGCGATGGGCTTCGTCCCCAGTTACTCCATGCACCCGATCCTCGCCGCGGGCACGGACACCGAGTGGATCCCGGTGGACCGGGGCGCCGACCTGGCGATCGACGTCGAGGCCGCACTCGCCGCCATCGCCGAGCACCGCCCCGACGTCGTCTTCCTCACCACCCCCAACAACCCGACCGGCCACGTGATCGAGCTCGACGACCTGCGGCGGCTGATCGACTCGGCGCCGGGGATCGTGGTGGTCGACGAGGCGTACGCGGAGTTCTCCCCGTCGCCGAGCGCGTGCACGCTGCTCGCCGACTACCCGGCGAAGCTCGTCGTCTCGCGCACCATGAGCAAGGCCTTCGCCTTCGCCGGCGGCCGGCTGGGCTATTTCGCGGCCGACCCCTCGTTCGTCGAGGCCGTGCTGCTCGTCCGGCTCCCGTACCACCTGTCGGTCATCGCGCAGGCCGCCGCGGGGGCCGCACTGCGACACACCGAGGAGACCCTCGCGTCGGTCGCCCTGCTGGCCGAGGAACGCAAGCGCGTCACCGCGGGGCTCGAGGCGCTCGGCTACGAGGTGCTGCCCAGCGAGGCCAACTTCGTCCTCTACGGCCCCTTCGTGGACGCGCCAGGGACGTGGCAGCGCTATCTCGATGCCGGCGTGCTCATCCGCGACGTGGGCATCCCCGGTCGTCTTCGTGCGACCATCGGGCTGGAGGGCGAGAACGACCGGCTGCTGCAGGTGAGCGCAGAGTTGGCGGGAACAGAGATCACCACGACGAGGGAGACACGATGA
- the hisB gene encoding imidazoleglycerol-phosphate dehydratase HisB produces MSEQGGRVGRVERTTKESSIVVEIDLDGTGRTEIATGVPFFDHMLTAFGQHGAFDLTVRATGDVEIEAHHTVEDTAIVLGQALGRALGDKRGIRRFGQCSIPMDETLAEAVVDVSGRPYCVHTGEPDVMIGYVVVGHDSAPYGTVLNRHVFETLASHARIALHVRVHYGRDPHHITEAEYKAVARALRAAVEPDPRITGIPSTKGAL; encoded by the coding sequence ATGAGCGAGCAGGGCGGACGCGTGGGTCGCGTCGAGCGCACCACCAAGGAGTCGTCGATCGTCGTCGAGATCGACCTCGACGGCACCGGCAGGACCGAGATCGCCACCGGCGTCCCGTTCTTCGACCACATGCTCACCGCGTTCGGTCAACACGGCGCGTTCGACCTCACGGTCCGTGCGACGGGCGACGTCGAGATCGAGGCCCACCACACCGTCGAGGACACCGCCATCGTGCTCGGCCAGGCGCTCGGGCGGGCTCTGGGCGACAAGCGCGGCATCCGCCGCTTCGGCCAGTGCTCGATCCCCATGGACGAGACCCTCGCGGAGGCGGTCGTCGACGTCTCGGGGCGGCCGTACTGCGTCCACACGGGTGAGCCAGACGTCATGATCGGGTACGTCGTCGTGGGACATGACAGCGCACCGTACGGCACCGTGCTCAACCGGCACGTGTTCGAGACCCTCGCGTCGCACGCCCGCATCGCGCTGCACGTCCGCGTGCACTACGGGCGCGATCCCCACCACATCACCGAGGCGGAGTACAAGGCCGTCGCCCGGGCGCTGCGCGCCGCGGTCGAGCCGGACCCGCGGATCACCGGGATCCCCTCGACCAAGGGCGCTCTGTGA
- a CDS encoding MFS transporter, which translates to MTPGVKKPGAFAQLARTPGVPAAFVLVLLAFGGFSLLLPVVPLAVVRGGGSELVAGATTGVFMTVTVLVQLLTPRITAAIGYRAVLGIGSALLGLPSGLLALFDGPFAVLAVSGVRGAGFGMMTVAGSALVAELAPPGMLGRATSLIGLAVGISEAIFLPVGLWLLEVFGLATVAWSATAFGVVGLVAAARLPNVHPAPAQSSSDPSALGRKAVFVLLAGPFLVMVAVSLPYGAAASFLSPALDSIVSGSGAVVAGVGLGLLGVGVIVGRTFAGLISDRRGPGALVWPGLAFAALGMAGIAGLLSVSANPWWFIAPTVVFGLGFGAVQNEALVASFERMPRSRLGTASASWNISFDAGTGLGSVVMGGFAGFGYVVLFTVAAGVVLLVGGPAAVGARRTRPTRDLTLSGRDDKVGS; encoded by the coding sequence GTGACCCCGGGGGTCAAGAAACCGGGCGCGTTCGCACAGCTGGCCCGGACCCCCGGTGTGCCGGCGGCGTTCGTCCTGGTCCTCCTCGCCTTCGGCGGCTTCTCGCTGCTGCTGCCCGTCGTGCCACTCGCCGTGGTGCGGGGAGGGGGCAGCGAACTGGTCGCCGGAGCGACGACCGGCGTGTTCATGACCGTCACCGTGCTGGTCCAACTGCTCACCCCGCGGATCACCGCGGCGATCGGCTACCGCGCGGTGCTCGGGATCGGCAGTGCGCTCCTCGGCCTGCCCTCGGGGCTGCTCGCGCTGTTCGACGGGCCGTTCGCGGTGCTGGCGGTGAGCGGAGTCCGCGGGGCGGGCTTCGGCATGATGACGGTCGCCGGGTCCGCCCTGGTCGCGGAGCTCGCGCCACCCGGGATGCTCGGTCGCGCCACCTCGTTGATCGGCCTCGCCGTGGGCATCTCCGAAGCCATCTTCCTGCCGGTCGGGCTGTGGCTGCTGGAGGTGTTCGGTCTGGCCACGGTCGCGTGGAGTGCGACGGCGTTCGGCGTCGTGGGCCTGGTCGCGGCGGCACGGCTCCCCAACGTGCACCCGGCGCCCGCCCAGTCCTCGTCCGACCCGTCCGCGCTCGGCCGCAAAGCCGTCTTCGTCCTGCTCGCCGGTCCGTTCCTCGTCATGGTGGCGGTGTCACTGCCCTACGGCGCGGCCGCGTCGTTCCTCTCACCCGCGCTGGACTCGATCGTCTCGGGCAGCGGCGCGGTCGTCGCCGGCGTAGGCCTCGGACTCCTCGGGGTGGGCGTGATCGTCGGGCGCACCTTCGCCGGACTCATCTCCGATCGCCGTGGGCCCGGGGCGCTGGTCTGGCCCGGACTGGCGTTCGCCGCACTCGGTATGGCCGGCATCGCCGGCCTGCTCTCGGTGTCGGCGAACCCGTGGTGGTTCATCGCACCCACGGTGGTGTTCGGACTCGGGTTCGGTGCCGTGCAGAACGAGGCGCTCGTCGCCTCGTTCGAGCGGATGCCGCGCTCGCGGCTGGGAACCGCGTCCGCCTCGTGGAACATCTCCTTCGACGCCGGTACCGGTCTCGGGTCGGTGGTCATGGGTGGATTCGCCGGATTCGGCTACGTGGTGCTGTTCACGGTCGCGGCAGGGGTCGTCCTGCTCGTGGGTGGCCCCGCCGCGGTGGGCGCCCGCCGTACCCGGCCCACGCGAGATCTGACCTTGTCCGGCCGGGACGATAAAGTGGGCTCATGA
- the hisH gene encoding imidazole glycerol phosphate synthase subunit HisH has product MTTHAPRVALLDYGSGNLRSAHRALERVGARVELTSDPGVATEAEALVVPGVGAFAACMEGLRAVKGPRIIGERLAGGRPVLGICVGMQVMFERGTEFSDGEHADSGAAGCGEWPGVVERLEAPVLPHMGWNTVEAPESSVLFAGMPADERFYFVHSYGVRRWEMEPSDHLTPPDVTWAQHGTRFVAAVENGPLSATQFHPEKSGDAGLQLLENWIRSVG; this is encoded by the coding sequence ATGACCACACATGCCCCGCGGGTGGCGCTCCTCGACTACGGCTCGGGCAACCTCCGCTCGGCACACCGTGCGCTGGAGCGTGTCGGCGCCCGGGTGGAGCTCACCTCCGACCCCGGGGTGGCCACCGAAGCGGAAGCGCTCGTGGTCCCGGGCGTCGGCGCGTTCGCCGCGTGCATGGAGGGTCTCCGGGCCGTCAAGGGACCGCGGATCATCGGCGAGCGCCTCGCCGGCGGCCGCCCCGTACTGGGAATCTGTGTGGGTATGCAGGTCATGTTCGAGCGGGGGACCGAGTTCTCGGACGGAGAGCACGCCGACTCCGGGGCCGCGGGGTGCGGCGAGTGGCCCGGGGTCGTCGAGCGACTGGAGGCCCCGGTGCTGCCGCACATGGGCTGGAACACCGTCGAGGCGCCCGAGAGCAGCGTCCTGTTCGCCGGCATGCCCGCCGACGAGCGCTTCTACTTCGTCCACTCCTACGGGGTCCGGAGGTGGGAGATGGAACCGTCGGACCACCTGACCCCGCCGGATGTCACCTGGGCACAGCACGGCACGAGATTCGTCGCCGCCGTGGAGAACGGCCCGCTGTCGGCCACCCAGTTCCACCCCGAGAAGTCAGGCGACGCGGGCCTGCAACTCCTCGAGAACTGGATCAGATCCGTTGGCTGA